The Streptomyces europaeiscabiei genome window below encodes:
- a CDS encoding pyridoxal phosphate-dependent aminotransferase: MTAMTSSASPARTPRPPLNRRLAEFGTTIFAEMSALALQTGSINLGQGFPDTDGPEEIREAAVRALRDGRGNQYPPGPGVPELRSAIVDHQRRRYGLAFDPDTEVLVTAGATEAIAAALLGLLEPGDEVVALEPYYDSYAACIAMAGGTRVPVTLRPSEGPGGGDADRRFRLDLDELRAAVTDRTRLLLINTPHNPTGTVLTREELTAIAELAVERDLLVVTDEVYEHLVFDDAEHIPLATFPGMRERTVTIGSAGKTFSFTGWKVGWVTAAPALVTAVRSAKQYLTYVASGPFQYAVAEALALPDSYFEAFRADMLAKRDLLATGLSDAGFKVFRTAGTYFITTDIRPLGETDGFAFCRALPERAGVVAIPNAVFYDHREAGAPFVRFAFCKRTEVLEAAAKRLKSAF; this comes from the coding sequence ATGACGGCCATGACCTCCAGCGCAAGCCCCGCCCGCACCCCTCGTCCGCCGCTCAACCGGCGGCTCGCCGAGTTCGGGACGACGATCTTCGCCGAGATGTCGGCGCTCGCCCTGCAGACCGGGTCCATCAACCTGGGCCAGGGTTTCCCGGACACCGATGGCCCGGAGGAGATCCGCGAGGCCGCCGTACGGGCGTTGCGCGACGGCCGGGGCAACCAGTACCCGCCGGGGCCGGGCGTTCCCGAGCTGCGCAGCGCGATCGTCGACCACCAGCGGCGGCGGTATGGGCTGGCGTTCGACCCGGACACGGAGGTGCTGGTCACGGCGGGCGCCACGGAGGCCATCGCGGCCGCGCTGCTGGGGCTGCTGGAGCCCGGCGACGAGGTGGTCGCCCTGGAGCCGTACTACGACTCGTACGCGGCCTGCATCGCGATGGCGGGCGGGACCCGCGTACCGGTGACGCTACGGCCGTCCGAGGGGCCGGGGGGCGGCGACGCGGATCGACGCTTCCGGCTGGACCTCGACGAGCTGCGGGCCGCCGTCACCGACCGGACGCGGCTGCTGCTGATCAACACGCCGCACAACCCGACCGGCACCGTCCTCACCCGTGAGGAACTGACGGCGATCGCTGAGCTGGCCGTGGAGCGGGATCTGCTGGTGGTGACGGACGAGGTGTACGAACACCTGGTGTTCGACGACGCCGAGCACATTCCACTGGCGACCTTCCCCGGTATGCGGGAGCGGACCGTCACCATCGGGTCCGCGGGCAAGACCTTCTCCTTCACGGGGTGGAAGGTGGGCTGGGTGACGGCCGCGCCCGCGCTGGTCACGGCGGTGCGCTCGGCGAAGCAGTACCTCACGTATGTGGCGTCCGGGCCGTTCCAGTACGCCGTCGCCGAGGCGCTCGCGCTGCCGGACAGCTACTTCGAGGCGTTCCGCGCGGACATGCTGGCCAAGCGGGACCTCCTGGCGACGGGGCTCTCGGACGCCGGTTTCAAGGTGTTCCGGACGGCCGGCACGTACTTCATCACCACCGACATCCGCCCCCTCGGCGAGACCGACGGCTTCGCCTTCTGCCGTGCGCTGCCGGAGCGGGCGGGCGTGGTGGCCATCCCGAACGCCGTGTTCTACGACCACCGCGAGGCCGGCGCGCCCTTCGTACGGTTCGCGTTCTGCAAGCGTACGGAGGTGCTGGAGGCGGCGGCGAAGCGGCTGAAGTCGGCGTTCTGA